A part of Setaria viridis chromosome 8, Setaria_viridis_v4.0, whole genome shotgun sequence genomic DNA contains:
- the LOC117834685 gene encoding uncharacterized protein, whose translation MALATSPSPIPTPQDDDVLALFYVLALVFLAVVAIFLLHLLGPLRRWLSKGLLHHIVMGVYALSYPLVGYTIGLMQSANLYFNDFTVWAVFLLLLLSSTDSLTACRLNDIESWKSIYVKHLFKGFLLVSILLKFGYDIEKDVDAEYLWYPLSPILVVIVLKSYVMIASMRMVSKSYLGKNVKMIAEYMHHIDNKLVAFDPVTMEGYRYMVAGEKHCINRRGRAPWYKRPDDLKVTTVEQIWQCEGNLLIGDQGKVLKDLCLSMALSKMLNRRFAGFKLSEAELEKTHDFVFKGLLAGDRPHQRAFKVIEEELVFVHDMYYTRYSYLYQKGRYLALCLPVIMSALCSWLAVASLHIKRTDDPYVSSRLNRTLLSGTIVIPVVVAFLEAYQTYLYMASGWFKVALIRSYVTAPFLQTSCCSETIIRLLLMLKAFRPWKGRLGQYCFLESLCRKSKVMNCLHYATLRLVDKATTGRMESVKLSGNVKKAIIDSLLGSNGNLTNGVTSLHRNGVHGDLSWACDATATDGAVSRTILVWHIATTLCEHQLDKQGKEAEAVRTASTLSKYCMQLLAFAPNLLPDHHSISEAILDESIDNGGDPRWQRLRKLLQGSNDLESRCKELLMFNVDNGDGGEAPLVAQGAQLARQIERIQDSKLRWKVLSDFWAEMMLYVSPSDDARVHLEVLATGGEFITHLWALLTHAGVLKRGPTVSNKYVV comes from the coding sequence ATGGCTTTGGCAACAAGTCCCTCACCAATTCCCACTCCCCAAGATGATGATGTGCTAGCTTTGTTCTACGTGTTAGCTTTGGTCTTCCTGGCCGTGGTGGCCATATTCCTCTTGCATTTACTGGGTCCGCTACGCCGGTGGTTGAGCAAGGGTCTCCTCCATCACATCGTGATGGGAGTCTACGCGCTCTCCTACCCGCTGGTAGGCTACACCATTGGGCTGATGCAGTCTGCCAATTTGTACTTCAATGACTTCACCGTGTGGGCTGTGTTCCTGCTTCTGCTCCTCAGCAGCACGGACAGCCTCACGGCTTGCCGCCTCAACGACATCGAGAGCTGGAAGAGCATCTACGTCAAACATCTCTTTAAGGGATTCTTGCTGGTGTCTATCCTTCTAAAGTTCGGATATGACATCGAGAAGGATGTGGATGCAGAATACCTGTGGTACCCTCTCTCACCCATCCTGGTCGTTATCGTCCTCAAGTCATATGTGATGATAGCTTCCATGAGGATGGTGAGCAAGTCCTACCTTGGCAAGAACGTGAAGATGATCGCCGAATACATGCACCATATAGACAACAAGCTGGTAGCCTTCGATCCTGTGACCATGGAAGGCTACCGGTACATGGTCGCTGGTGAGAAACACTGCATCAACCGGCGTGGACGCGCACCATGGTACAAGAGGCCAGACGACTTGAAGGTTACCACCGTCGAGCAGATCTGGCAGTGCGAGGGGAATCTGCTCATTGGTGATCAGGGCAAGGTGCTCAAGGACTTGTGCCTCTCTATGGCTCTCTCCAAGATGCTCAACCGAAGGTTTGCTGGCTTCAAGCTCTCAGAGGCAGAGCTTGAGAAAACCCATGACTTCGTATTCAAAGGCCTGCTCGCCGGGGATAGGCCACATCAGCGGGCCTTCAAGGTCattgaggaggagcttgttttTGTCCATGACATGTATTACACAAGGTACTCTTACCTCTACCAAAAGGGTCGATACCTGGCTCTTTGTCTGCCTGTCATCATGTCTGCCCTATGCTCGTGGCTCGCAGTGGCCAGCCTGCACATCAAGCGTACGGACGACCCCTATGTCAGTAGTCGTCTCAACCGCACTCTGCTGTCTGGCACCATAGTCATACCGGTTGTCGTGGCATTCCTGGAGGCATACCAGACGTACCTGTACATGGCCTCAGGTTGGTTCAAGGTGGCTTTGATACGGAGCTACGTCACCGCACCATTTTTGCAAACAAGCTGTTGTTCTGAGACGATCATACGTCTTCTCTTGATGTTGAAGGCGTTTCGCCCATGGAAGGGCAGACTCGGGCAGTACTGTTTCCTCGAGAGTCTTTGCCGCAAAAGTAAGGTTATGAACTGTCTCCATTATGCTACACTACGCCTGGTGGACAAGGCCACGACGGGGCGCATGGAATCAGTAAAGCTGTCTGGAAATGTGAAGAAAGCCATCATTGATTCCCTACTAGGAAGCAACGGAAACCTGACGAACGGGGTAACATCGCTACATAGAAATGGCGTCCATGGTGACCTTTCATGGGCATGTGATGCTACTGCTACCGACGGAGCGGTGAGTCGCACCATTCTGGTCTGGCACATTGCTACAACACTGTGTGAGCACCAGCTGGATAAACAAGGAAAAGAAGCAGAGGCGGTTAGAACAGCCTCCACTTTATCGAAGTACTGCATGCAACTGCTCGCTTTCGCACCTAACCTCTTACCTGACCACCACTCTATATCGGAAGCCATACTTGATGAGTCAATTGATAATGGAGGCGACCCTCGGTGGCAGCGATTACGAAAGCTACTCCAAGGGTCCAATGATCTGGAGAGCAGGTGTAAGGAACTGTTGATGTTTAACGTTGATAATGGTGATGGTGGTGAAGCACCGCTTGTTGCACAGGGCGCTCAGCTTGCAAGGCAGATTGAACGCATACAAGACTCGAAATTGCGGTGGAAGGTCCTCTCTGATTTCTGGGCGGAGATGATGCTGTATGTCTCGCCGTCTGACGATGCCCGGGTGCACCTGGAAGTTCTTGCAACAGGAGGGGAGTTCATCACGCACCTTTGGGCGCTGCTCACGCATGCCGGTGTGCTGAAGCGAGGCCCTACTGTCTCCAACAAGTATGTTGTGTGA